The Psychrosphaera ytuae genome includes a region encoding these proteins:
- the fliI gene encoding flagellar protein export ATPase FliI has protein sequence MNLAERIKKSQRLIKDAKPEVSGRLTKVNGLTLEAVGVSAPLGGHCKIQTLKGEVDAEVVGFENDKIFLMPTDQVSGIVPRGRVTTSSRGQQLPFSLNLLGRVIDPSGNPLDGRGPIEMGDDVNYSSKPINPLARKPIHNAIDVGVKAINGILTVGQGQRMGLFAGSGVGKSVLLGMMTKGTTVDVVVVGLIGERGREVKEFIDEILGEEGRKRSVVVAAPADMAPIRRLKGCETATQVAEYFRDQGLNVLLLIDSVTRYAQAQREIALAIGEPPATKGYPASVFAKLPALIERAGNGGEGQGSITAFYTVLSEGDDMQDPIADASRAILDGHIVLSRDLADAGHYPAIDVAKSISRVMPQVTSPEHLQMALKFKKYLSAFEQNKDLISIGAYSSGSNPVVDKAIQLKPVMDAYLQQTMSDVYPYDQSLMQLQALTNEMP, from the coding sequence ATGAACTTGGCAGAACGGATCAAAAAGTCACAACGGCTAATAAAAGACGCTAAACCAGAGGTTTCGGGACGACTTACTAAAGTAAACGGCCTGACTTTAGAAGCGGTAGGCGTGTCGGCACCGTTGGGTGGACATTGTAAAATTCAGACACTAAAAGGTGAGGTAGACGCCGAGGTTGTGGGTTTTGAAAATGACAAAATATTTTTGATGCCCACGGACCAGGTCAGTGGCATTGTGCCTAGAGGTCGAGTAACTACTTCGAGCCGAGGCCAGCAACTGCCTTTTTCATTAAATCTTTTAGGACGAGTCATAGACCCTTCAGGCAATCCTCTTGATGGTCGCGGTCCAATCGAAATGGGTGACGACGTCAATTATTCTTCAAAGCCGATTAATCCACTTGCAAGAAAGCCGATTCACAATGCGATTGATGTAGGTGTCAAAGCGATCAACGGTATCTTAACAGTTGGCCAAGGTCAGCGAATGGGTTTATTTGCTGGCTCTGGTGTTGGTAAGTCAGTATTGCTTGGCATGATGACGAAAGGCACGACGGTCGATGTTGTGGTCGTTGGCTTGATTGGTGAGCGTGGTAGAGAAGTAAAAGAGTTTATCGACGAAATTTTAGGAGAAGAAGGACGCAAGCGTTCTGTTGTGGTTGCGGCCCCTGCAGATATGGCTCCGATTCGTCGGTTAAAAGGCTGTGAAACCGCCACTCAAGTGGCTGAATATTTTCGTGACCAGGGCTTGAACGTATTGTTACTTATTGATTCTGTCACTCGTTATGCACAAGCACAGCGAGAAATTGCGCTAGCTATTGGTGAGCCTCCAGCGACAAAAGGTTACCCGGCTTCGGTATTCGCCAAGTTACCAGCCTTGATTGAGCGTGCAGGTAACGGTGGTGAAGGCCAAGGGTCGATTACTGCGTTTTATACCGTACTTTCAGAAGGTGATGATATGCAAGATCCGATAGCCGATGCCTCAAGAGCTATCTTAGATGGTCATATTGTCCTAAGTCGAGACTTGGCAGATGCTGGTCACTATCCTGCGATAGATGTAGCAAAGTCAATCAGTCGTGTAATGCCACAAGTAACGTCTCCTGAGCATTTGCAAATGGCGCTGAAATTTAAAAAGTATCTGTCTGCGTTTGAGCAAAATAAAGACCTCATTTCTATTGGTGCATATTCGTCAGGAAGTAACCCTGTGGTTGATAAAGCGATCCAACTCAAACCAGTAATGGATGCGTACTTGCAACAAACCATGTCTGATGTGTATCCATACGATCAATCACTCATGCAGTTACAGGCATTAACCAATGAAATGCCTTAA
- the fliJ gene encoding flagellar export protein FliJ — protein MAKEDSQLLVLKRIEKEKEQKAAMDLQSAQSFLQANQAKLKEVQSYKLDYLKRMQQMGSSGMGGGSYQHYQRFIVQLDQGILAQTNVVSTAKEVVEQRRQEWLMQTNKVKAVDTLLDKKAQARQAKLDKYEQNQADEFAAQKYIRSQLGV, from the coding sequence ATGGCTAAAGAAGACAGTCAGCTCCTTGTATTAAAACGCATCGAAAAAGAAAAAGAGCAAAAAGCGGCGATGGACTTGCAGTCTGCGCAATCTTTTTTACAAGCTAATCAAGCCAAACTAAAAGAAGTTCAAAGTTATAAATTGGATTATCTAAAACGCATGCAACAAATGGGTAGCAGCGGCATGGGCGGTGGTAGCTACCAACACTACCAGCGTTTTATTGTGCAATTAGACCAAGGCATCCTCGCCCAGACAAATGTTGTCAGTACGGCAAAAGAGGTCGTCGAGCAGCGTCGCCAAGAGTGGCTAATGCAAACTAACAAAGTCAAAGCGGTAGACACACTTTTAGATAAAAAAGCTCAAGCAAGACAAGCGAAACTTGATAAATACGAACAAAATCAGGCGGATGAGTTCGCCGCGCAAAAGTATATTCGCAGTCAACTAGGCGTTTAA
- a CDS encoding flagellar hook-length control protein FliK encodes MLQQNTILNELQQIKGLQPETGVRDNPVNRVQTTDSRADTERRFEQTMAATRQQAERQEQRNQTERLNQREQQAQRQLEQRQSLERREQQRLDASRNDAEPQPRSHKRDEIDHATKPERTVAQNTRQQSDDGRNNESVVADNKQSQASQTSTNSDQSISNSTELNKEASGQNNQNTVAKNTAPNDSAKLQGEALFNKQGKAEKLTELMTKIAALLSDLQGDKQAGKDASLSLQAIINKMNQAGVKDSEESSNGSDAPQNELMAKIKSLLQALIGGSEQGPGKAQNQTDQVQQGEWDFEKANKVQLSGDELEKALQALNRLVNELTELSASFSQSESNDNNLQHDLDGILNSLKQLSAELSLMAGQNQSGKTQGNDDAKTLSWLTNVMSQAELSKQGANGTNGQLVEPQVSRVVTPGKGDGQFALNSVSSALLKEANIEVKATQNSDAAEDISSLKGMSDNESQVKLAQILTPTKPIQLNGAQTSFNALNSTVNTSESGPNKLGTDGKLSTEMLNDLKAVELAKGAETESELKPSNLKTLLESGFLQSDKPASPTTKVSTVEVAGVQLDKTLQAPKLEQIVQTKNDVVIKENILFNKQELANNIQTQVGLMMARNMKSVDIRLDPPELGSIQVKLSLGEQANVSFVVSTQQAKDALEDSLPKLREMLEKQGMELGNSDVSKDDSNGNESGEEEQNQTQLAGQMSESENVDAEEQQLAAKIASPWQVDYYA; translated from the coding sequence ATGCTGCAACAAAATACAATTCTAAATGAACTCCAACAAATTAAAGGCCTTCAGCCTGAGACAGGAGTGCGCGATAATCCAGTTAATCGCGTTCAAACAACGGATTCTAGAGCTGACACAGAACGTCGATTTGAACAGACCATGGCGGCAACGCGGCAACAAGCGGAAAGACAAGAACAGCGAAACCAAACAGAGCGTCTAAATCAACGCGAACAACAAGCGCAGCGTCAATTAGAGCAACGACAGTCGCTCGAACGTCGTGAGCAGCAAAGATTAGATGCGAGTCGAAACGACGCTGAGCCTCAACCTCGCTCGCACAAAAGAGATGAAATTGATCACGCGACAAAACCAGAAAGAACAGTGGCTCAAAACACCAGACAACAGTCTGATGACGGTCGTAACAATGAATCTGTGGTAGCTGATAATAAACAAAGCCAAGCGTCACAGACATCCACAAATTCAGACCAGTCAATATCCAATTCTACGGAGCTAAACAAAGAAGCGAGTGGACAAAACAACCAAAATACGGTTGCTAAAAATACTGCGCCAAATGACAGTGCCAAATTACAAGGGGAAGCCTTGTTCAACAAACAAGGTAAGGCCGAAAAGCTGACCGAATTGATGACAAAAATTGCCGCACTATTATCAGACTTGCAAGGCGATAAGCAAGCAGGCAAAGACGCGTCGCTCTCGCTACAAGCTATTATTAACAAGATGAATCAAGCTGGTGTAAAGGACAGCGAAGAGTCAAGTAATGGTTCAGATGCCCCGCAAAACGAGCTGATGGCTAAGATAAAATCTTTATTACAAGCATTAATTGGTGGCTCAGAGCAAGGGCCAGGAAAAGCTCAAAACCAAACCGACCAAGTTCAACAGGGAGAGTGGGACTTTGAGAAGGCTAATAAAGTTCAACTCAGTGGCGATGAACTAGAAAAAGCACTCCAGGCATTAAATCGTCTTGTGAATGAATTGACTGAGCTTTCAGCGTCTTTTTCGCAGAGTGAGTCTAATGATAACAATCTTCAACATGACCTAGACGGTATTTTGAACTCTCTCAAGCAATTGAGCGCTGAACTTAGTTTAATGGCTGGCCAAAATCAGTCAGGAAAAACTCAAGGTAATGATGACGCCAAAACACTGAGTTGGTTGACCAACGTAATGTCACAAGCAGAATTGAGCAAACAAGGTGCAAACGGAACTAACGGTCAACTTGTAGAGCCACAGGTTAGCCGCGTTGTAACCCCAGGCAAAGGCGATGGGCAGTTTGCATTGAATTCAGTGTCTAGCGCTTTGTTAAAAGAGGCAAATATTGAAGTCAAGGCAACTCAAAACAGTGATGCTGCGGAAGATATTTCATCTCTAAAAGGGATGTCTGACAATGAGTCGCAAGTTAAACTGGCACAAATACTAACGCCAACAAAACCAATTCAGCTTAATGGTGCTCAAACGTCATTCAATGCGCTTAATTCAACGGTAAATACAAGCGAGTCTGGGCCGAATAAATTAGGCACGGATGGTAAGTTAAGCACAGAAATGCTTAATGATTTAAAAGCGGTTGAGTTAGCAAAAGGTGCAGAGACTGAGAGTGAACTGAAGCCTTCAAACTTAAAGACCTTACTCGAAAGTGGTTTTTTACAGTCAGATAAACCAGCAAGCCCAACAACTAAGGTTTCTACCGTTGAGGTTGCGGGGGTTCAATTAGACAAAACCCTACAAGCTCCCAAGTTAGAGCAAATAGTACAAACCAAAAACGACGTTGTAATCAAAGAAAACATCCTTTTTAACAAACAAGAGCTTGCTAATAATATCCAGACTCAAGTGGGCTTGATGATGGCTCGAAATATGAAGTCGGTAGACATCCGACTTGACCCACCTGAGCTAGGCAGTATTCAAGTTAAGCTTTCTTTGGGCGAACAAGCCAACGTCAGTTTTGTTGTAAGCACTCAACAAGCCAAAGATGCCCTTGAAGACAGTCTCCCGAAATTGCGAGAAATGCTCGAAAAGCAAGGTATGGAATTAGGCAATAGTGACGTATCTAAAGATGATTCAAACGGTAACGAGTCGGGCGAAGAAGAGCAAAACCAAACGCAATTAGCCGGACAAATGTCAGAGAGTGAAAATGTCGATGCAGAAGAGCAACAGCTCGCCGCCAAAATAGCGTCACCTTGGCAAGTCGATTATTACGCATAG
- the fliL gene encoding flagellar basal body-associated protein FliL: protein MAEENDELTLEEEGGKGGNKMLIIIIAAVVVIVGGAAAFFLLSGGDETDPEAAQTTEAEGGSAEAAQDSGPVDVGTAKYVTMPRPFTFNVPGTSRDRLVQIKVQLMVRGDNNEELAQKHIPLIEGSLLKAFSTANADALATAAGKDALKLKAAQEVQKAVIDVTGSKIVEEVLFTGFVMQ from the coding sequence ATGGCCGAAGAAAACGACGAGTTAACGTTAGAAGAAGAAGGTGGCAAAGGCGGTAACAAAATGTTGATCATCATCATTGCTGCTGTAGTGGTAATCGTTGGTGGTGCAGCTGCGTTCTTTTTGCTGTCTGGTGGTGACGAGACAGATCCTGAAGCGGCACAAACAACCGAGGCAGAAGGTGGATCAGCGGAAGCGGCACAAGATTCTGGCCCAGTGGATGTTGGTACTGCCAAATATGTGACAATGCCAAGGCCATTTACGTTTAATGTACCGGGTACGTCGAGAGATAGACTAGTTCAAATTAAAGTGCAGTTAATGGTTCGTGGAGACAACAACGAAGAGTTGGCTCAAAAGCATATCCCATTGATTGAAGGGTCTTTATTAAAAGCATTTAGTACAGCGAACGCCGATGCATTGGCGACTGCAGCAGGAAAAGATGCGCTTAAGTTAAAAGCGGCACAAGAAGTGCAGAAGGCAGTTATCGACGTTACAGGTTCGAAAATTGTCGAAGAAGTATTATTTACCGGTTTTGTGATGCAGTAA
- the fliM gene encoding flagellar motor switch protein FliM yields the protein MTDLLSQDEIDALLHGVDDVEEDEIDEGGAGGAGTSDYDFSSQDRIVRGRMPTLELVNERFARHMRISLFNMMRRTAEVSINGVQMIKFGEYIHTLFVPTSLNMVRFRPLKGTGLITMEARLVFILVDNFFGGDGRYHAKIEGREFTPTERRIIQMLLKLIFEDYKEAWSPVMDVSFEYLDSEVNPAMANIVSPTEVIVISSFHIELDGGGGDFHVALPYSMLEPIRELLDAGVQSDREDTDYRWSKALRDEIMDVYVDLHTQLLEMDLPLHQVMELKDGDIIPIDMPEHITVFIEGLPTYRAKLGRCRDNVALQIAEKIKRPESAKSEMNVLTKGGRRLDDDSELLALEDDLEL from the coding sequence ATGACTGATTTACTGTCACAAGACGAAATTGACGCGCTACTCCACGGCGTTGATGACGTAGAAGAAGATGAGATTGACGAAGGTGGTGCCGGCGGCGCTGGCACGTCAGACTATGACTTCTCGTCTCAAGATCGAATTGTGCGTGGTCGAATGCCAACACTTGAGTTGGTTAACGAGCGTTTTGCTCGTCATATGCGGATCAGTCTATTCAATATGATGCGCCGAACGGCAGAAGTGTCGATTAATGGTGTACAGATGATCAAGTTTGGTGAGTACATACACACTCTGTTTGTACCAACGAGCTTGAATATGGTTCGATTTAGACCGTTAAAGGGCACAGGTTTGATAACCATGGAAGCCCGTCTGGTGTTTATCTTAGTTGATAACTTTTTTGGTGGTGATGGACGTTATCACGCCAAAATCGAAGGTCGTGAATTTACTCCTACAGAGCGTCGTATTATTCAAATGCTGCTCAAGCTTATCTTTGAAGATTACAAAGAGGCTTGGTCACCAGTTATGGACGTATCTTTTGAGTACTTAGATTCAGAAGTGAACCCAGCGATGGCGAACATCGTTTCGCCAACCGAAGTTATTGTTATCAGTTCGTTCCACATCGAACTTGATGGTGGCGGCGGTGACTTTCACGTGGCGTTGCCGTATTCGATGCTCGAGCCAATTCGTGAGCTACTCGACGCTGGTGTTCAAAGTGACCGCGAAGATACCGATTACCGTTGGAGTAAGGCACTTCGCGATGAAATTATGGATGTGTATGTCGATTTACACACCCAACTATTAGAAATGGATTTGCCCCTTCATCAAGTGATGGAGTTAAAAGATGGTGACATTATTCCAATTGATATGCCTGAGCACATTACGGTCTTCATTGAAGGCTTACCGACCTACCGAGCTAAGTTAGGCCGTTGTAGAGATAATGTTGCATTGCAAATCGCTGAGAAGATCAAACGTCCAGAATCAGCGAAATCAGAGATGAATGTGTTAACGAAAGGGGGTCGTCGTTTAGACGATGATTCAGAATTATTAGCACTTGAAGACGATTTAGAGCTTTAA
- the fliN gene encoding flagellar motor switch protein FliN, protein MSDDQDTMDEWAAALAEAEGGEGGDDVQAAELEELSETSNNLNEDESRKLETILDIPVNISMEVGRSKISIRNLLQLNQGSVVELDRVAGEPLDVLVNGTLIAHGEVVVVNDKFGIRLTDVISQIERIKKLR, encoded by the coding sequence ATGAGTGATGATCAAGATACTATGGACGAATGGGCAGCAGCCCTAGCTGAAGCTGAAGGTGGTGAAGGCGGTGATGACGTCCAGGCAGCCGAACTCGAAGAATTGTCCGAGACAAGTAACAATCTGAACGAAGACGAATCTCGCAAGTTAGAAACCATTCTTGATATTCCTGTAAATATCTCGATGGAAGTGGGGCGCAGTAAGATCAGCATCCGAAACTTGCTACAACTTAACCAGGGCTCAGTGGTTGAGCTAGACCGTGTGGCGGGTGAGCCGCTGGACGTTTTAGTTAATGGAACCTTAATTGCCCATGGCGAAGTGGTAGTGGTTAATGATAAGTTTGGTATTCGTTTAACTGATGTGATCAGCCAAATTGAAAGAATCAAAAAACTTCGTTAG
- the fliO gene encoding flagellar biosynthetic protein FliO, translating to MSIFFSASALAQTSASQVGANPRLSSPTDGALLPMLVALAGIIVLIYGLAWLAKRFNFTPNHHRHMKTITSLSLGGRERIVIIEVQGEQHALGVTTNSVNHLFKLETPLPQGQLIHQDNKLLNKLMDMLNNKPIDASSDNKGATQINNK from the coding sequence GTGTCAATTTTCTTTAGTGCGTCTGCGTTGGCTCAAACCTCTGCGAGTCAAGTAGGCGCAAACCCTAGGTTGTCGTCGCCTACGGATGGTGCTTTGTTACCTATGCTCGTTGCGTTAGCTGGGATCATTGTCCTTATTTATGGACTAGCTTGGCTGGCTAAGCGTTTCAACTTTACTCCAAATCACCACAGACACATGAAGACAATCACCAGTTTGTCACTTGGTGGGCGTGAACGGATTGTGATCATCGAAGTACAAGGCGAGCAGCACGCTTTGGGTGTAACGACGAACAGCGTGAATCATTTATTTAAATTAGAAACGCCATTGCCTCAAGGGCAGTTAATCCATCAAGATAATAAACTTCTTAACAAACTGATGGATATGCTTAACAATAAGCCCATTGATGCGTCTTCAGACAACAAAGGCGCAACCCAAATAAATAATAAATAA
- the fliP gene encoding flagellar type III secretion system pore protein FliP (The bacterial flagellar biogenesis protein FliP forms a type III secretion system (T3SS)-type pore required for flagellar assembly.) yields the protein MLFVPSALADPGSISAVTVTDNPDGSKEYSVTLQVLAMMTALSFIPAIVMLMTSFTRIIVVLAILRQALGLQQTPNSQLLIGMALFLSFFIMAPVFDEIHQNAVEPYLNEEVTSLQAYEIAKIPMREFMLAQTRISDLETFAEIAGYTQVDGPEDLPMSVIIPAFVTSELKTAFQIGFMFFIPFLIIDLVVASVLMAMGMMMLSPMIVSLPFKLMMFVLVDGWSLVMGTLAKSFGLGT from the coding sequence ATGTTGTTTGTGCCATCGGCGCTCGCCGATCCCGGCTCAATTTCTGCGGTTACTGTGACAGACAACCCAGATGGCTCAAAAGAATACAGTGTGACACTTCAAGTCCTTGCCATGATGACGGCATTGAGCTTTATACCAGCCATTGTCATGTTAATGACCTCATTTACTCGGATTATTGTGGTTCTTGCCATTTTGCGACAAGCCCTTGGTCTACAACAAACGCCAAACAGCCAGTTACTCATTGGGATGGCGTTGTTTTTAAGCTTTTTTATAATGGCTCCGGTGTTTGATGAAATTCATCAAAATGCCGTTGAACCGTATTTAAATGAAGAGGTTACGTCTCTTCAGGCATACGAAATTGCAAAAATTCCGATGCGTGAGTTTATGTTGGCTCAGACCCGAATTTCAGACCTAGAAACTTTTGCTGAGATTGCTGGTTACACTCAAGTAGATGGCCCAGAGGACCTACCTATGAGTGTTATCATTCCTGCGTTTGTTACCTCTGAGTTAAAAACGGCATTCCAAATAGGCTTTATGTTTTTCATACCATTTTTGATCATAGACTTAGTGGTAGCGTCAGTTTTAATGGCCATGGGTATGATGATGCTATCACCTATGATTGTGTCATTGCCGTTTAAGCTAATGATGTTTGTATTAGTAGACGGCTGGTCACTGGTTATGGGTACGCTTGCGAAAAGTTTCGGGCTGGGGACGTAG
- the fliQ gene encoding flagellar biosynthesis protein FliQ → MTPETFVDILREALWLIIVLVSIMVVPSLIVGLIVAIFQAATSINEQTLSFLPRLIVTLLALMVAGHWITAMLMDHFYNLVERIPSIIG, encoded by the coding sequence ATGACGCCAGAAACGTTCGTCGATATCTTACGAGAAGCTTTGTGGTTAATTATCGTTTTGGTATCAATAATGGTTGTACCAAGTCTTATTGTTGGTTTGATTGTCGCGATTTTCCAAGCGGCGACATCGATTAACGAGCAAACACTGAGCTTCTTACCTAGGTTAATCGTTACCTTGTTGGCATTGATGGTGGCAGGTCATTGGATAACTGCAATGCTGATGGATCATTTTTATAATCTAGTTGAACGTATTCCTTCCATCATCGGCTGA
- the fliR gene encoding flagellar biosynthetic protein FliR, translated as MDILLEQLLQYQADLLLPFARISAMMMVMVSIGGRTIPGPIKTAYAVAFTIMVMPVLPPSPFTNLFSFEMVIRVGQQILIGAAIGFISVIFLQIFVVAGQAIAMQSGLGFASMVDPSNGMSVPAVGQFYLILSTLMFWSIDGHLAMLQMVVKSFYVLPINDVWYATGNFYDLAMLGGWMFAAALILSLAPLIAMLVINLSFGIMTRAAPQLNIFSIGFPFTMLSGLIVMWLTLDNFVFHFDNNWEKSIEYMCDLINC; from the coding sequence ATGGACATTTTACTCGAGCAACTTCTTCAATATCAGGCAGACTTATTACTGCCGTTTGCTCGTATTTCTGCGATGATGATGGTGATGGTATCAATCGGCGGCCGCACTATTCCTGGTCCCATCAAAACGGCCTATGCAGTGGCGTTTACCATAATGGTTATGCCAGTTTTACCACCATCGCCTTTCACTAACTTATTCTCGTTTGAAATGGTGATAAGAGTCGGTCAACAAATCCTGATTGGCGCGGCAATTGGGTTTATTTCAGTTATTTTTTTGCAAATATTTGTTGTCGCCGGTCAAGCAATCGCAATGCAGTCAGGTTTGGGTTTTGCGTCCATGGTCGACCCTTCAAATGGCATGAGTGTGCCGGCGGTTGGTCAATTCTACTTAATCTTATCGACTTTGATGTTTTGGTCGATAGACGGTCATTTGGCGATGTTGCAAATGGTCGTAAAAAGCTTCTACGTATTGCCTATCAATGATGTGTGGTATGCAACGGGTAATTTTTACGACTTGGCGATGTTGGGTGGCTGGATGTTTGCTGCGGCATTGATTTTGTCTCTTGCACCTTTGATTGCGATGCTCGTAATTAATCTGAGCTTTGGCATCATGACCAGAGCAGCACCACAACTTAATATTTTTTCTATTGGTTTTCCGTTTACCATGTTGTCGGGTCTGATCGTTATGTGGTTAACACTGGACAACTTTGTCTTTCATTTTGATAACAATTGGGAGAAATCCATTGAATACATGTGTGATCTCATCAATTGTTAA
- the flhB gene encoding flagellar biosynthesis protein FlhB — protein sequence MAEESDQEKTEEPTAKRLDDARKKGQIARSKELGTTAVLVASAAALLIFGDDLGRQLMEVMQQQFTLDRDDAFDTTKMFGVWGEVLSHIMVPIIGIFAVVLVAAFVGNSLLGGMNFSWQAMAPKFSKMSPLKGFKRMFGPQAAMELFKSILKVAVVAAVAIWLVSVFLQDILYLSIQDLPGNTYDATELLGWIFLGLCCSTLVISMVDVPFQKWNHNKQLKMTKQEVKDEFKNTEGNPEIKGRIRQAQREISQRKMMSEVPNADVVVTNPTHYSVAIKYDTEKSSAPYVVAKGADMIAMHIRKIAKEKDVPIIETPLLTRSIYYTTDINQEIPEQLFVAVAQVLAYVYQLDLHQKGKGKKPKPLDKELPIPPEMRY from the coding sequence ATGGCAGAAGAATCCGATCAGGAAAAAACCGAAGAACCCACGGCCAAGCGTCTCGATGACGCCCGAAAAAAAGGCCAAATAGCGCGTTCTAAAGAGCTCGGAACCACAGCCGTACTGGTTGCAAGTGCGGCTGCACTTCTTATTTTTGGCGATGACTTAGGCCGTCAATTAATGGAAGTTATGCAACAACAGTTTACCCTGGACCGAGATGATGCCTTTGATACGACCAAAATGTTTGGTGTGTGGGGAGAAGTGTTGTCTCACATCATGGTGCCTATCATTGGTATATTCGCGGTGGTTTTAGTTGCGGCTTTTGTCGGTAATAGTTTACTTGGTGGAATGAATTTTAGCTGGCAAGCGATGGCGCCTAAGTTTTCTAAAATGTCACCGCTAAAAGGGTTTAAGCGAATGTTTGGGCCACAAGCTGCAATGGAGCTGTTTAAGTCGATACTAAAAGTGGCAGTGGTGGCCGCAGTCGCTATCTGGCTTGTAAGTGTGTTTTTGCAAGACATCTTGTATTTGAGTATCCAAGACCTGCCCGGTAATACTTATGACGCGACAGAGCTACTGGGGTGGATATTTTTAGGCTTGTGCTGCTCGACATTAGTTATTTCGATGGTTGATGTGCCGTTTCAAAAATGGAACCACAACAAACAGCTCAAAATGACCAAGCAGGAAGTTAAAGACGAGTTTAAAAATACCGAGGGTAACCCTGAAATCAAAGGGCGTATTCGCCAAGCTCAACGAGAGATCTCACAGCGTAAAATGATGTCAGAAGTTCCCAATGCTGACGTTGTTGTTACCAACCCAACGCACTATTCTGTCGCGATTAAGTACGACACTGAAAAGTCTAGTGCCCCATACGTAGTCGCAAAAGGCGCGGATATGATAGCGATGCATATTCGAAAAATTGCCAAAGAAAAAGACGTGCCAATTATCGAAACTCCGCTACTTACCAGATCGATTTATTACACAACGGATATAAACCAGGAGATCCCAGAGCAACTGTTTGTTGCGGTCGCACAAGTACTGGCTTATGTGTATCAACTCGACCTGCATCAAAAAGGCAAAGGTAAAAAACCAAAACCGCTTGATAAAGAACTGCCTATCCCTCCAGAAATGCGGTATTAA